A portion of the Sulfuricurvum kujiense DSM 16994 genome contains these proteins:
- the trpC gene encoding indole-3-glycerol phosphate synthase TrpC, with product MILDEIIKKTKEDLKEREAAFSMEWLGRSLAFNARAPRDVRPYLTSTPQEPYRIISEVKKASPSKGVIREDFDPVAIAQAYERGGANAISILTEPHFFQGNLDYLAEIRRYVSIPLLRKDFIVSKYQLLEALVYGADFVLLIAAALSTSELKELLNYTRHLGMEALVEIHDKSELTKAIAAGADIIGINHRNLQTFDMNMNLSYDLIPLIPNGKIIVAESGIYEHGQLEDLNKAGVDAFLVGESLMRQEDVESALKTLKNG from the coding sequence ATGATTTTAGATGAGATAATCAAAAAAACCAAAGAAGATTTAAAAGAGCGCGAAGCGGCGTTCAGCATGGAATGGCTGGGACGCTCTTTGGCATTTAACGCCCGTGCACCGCGTGACGTGCGCCCCTATCTGACCTCGACTCCGCAGGAGCCGTACCGTATCATTTCCGAAGTGAAAAAAGCCTCTCCGTCCAAAGGGGTGATCCGTGAAGATTTCGATCCCGTAGCGATTGCGCAGGCGTATGAGCGCGGCGGTGCGAATGCGATCTCTATTTTGACCGAGCCCCATTTTTTCCAGGGGAATCTCGATTATCTCGCCGAAATCCGTCGATACGTCAGCATCCCCCTTTTGCGCAAAGATTTTATCGTCTCCAAATATCAGCTTCTCGAAGCGCTCGTATACGGAGCCGATTTCGTACTCCTCATCGCCGCGGCGCTCTCTACGAGCGAACTCAAAGAGCTTCTCAACTACACCCGCCATCTGGGAATGGAGGCGTTAGTCGAGATTCATGATAAATCCGAACTCACCAAAGCGATTGCGGCGGGTGCCGATATTATCGGGATCAACCACCGTAACCTTCAGACGTTCGATATGAACATGAATCTCAGCTATGATCTTATCCCGTTGATCCCAAACGGAAAGATCATTGTCGCCGAGAGCGGCATTTATGAGCACGGACAATTGGAAGATCTGAACAAAGCGGGAGTCGATGCGTTTTTGGTCGGTGAGTCTTTGATGCGTCAAGAGGATGTGGAATCGGCACTGAAAACTTTGAAAAACGGATGA
- a CDS encoding SCO family protein, whose amino-acid sequence MKSTIKTISGILLVIIGFGTIAGLAFPALSDPKHAGRSEDIRIVDFPFLKGETSELILVYFGYVGCTRVCTPALNDLSGIDDEIHKRGFEHVPSVWFVNMTPQMDPSSVQSWAEHFNQRFKSYAPTDKELQEMVHTLNLVYTKMGVEAEHMPYLYLIQKKGERYELVYIYTSSPYNRSLILEDIGALQ is encoded by the coding sequence ATGAAATCAACGATTAAAACCATTTCTGGGATACTTTTAGTTATCATTGGATTTGGTACGATTGCGGGATTGGCATTTCCCGCATTGAGCGATCCGAAGCATGCGGGCAGAAGCGAAGATATAAGAATTGTTGATTTTCCTTTTTTAAAAGGGGAAACATCGGAACTTATATTGGTCTATTTCGGCTATGTCGGATGTACCCGTGTTTGTACTCCGGCGTTGAACGATTTGTCCGGAATTGATGACGAGATACATAAGAGAGGGTTTGAACACGTCCCGTCCGTATGGTTTGTCAACATGACCCCACAAATGGATCCTTCGTCGGTGCAAAGCTGGGCGGAGCATTTTAACCAACGGTTCAAGTCGTACGCGCCTACGGACAAGGAGCTTCAAGAGATGGTACATACCCTCAATCTGGTGTATACGAAAATGGGTGTGGAAGCGGAGCATATGCCGTATCTGTATTTAATACAAAAAAAAGGGGAAAGATATGAGTTGGTCTATATCTATACCTCTTCGCCGTACAATCGATCGCTAATTTTAGAAGACATAGGAGCGTTACAATGA